The sequence TGCGACCGCGAGCGCGGCGTGGGCAAGGCCGCCTTCGTGGCCGCCGCCCAGGGGCTGGAGCGACACGTCGGAGCGGAAGAGAGCATCTGCCGGATCTGCCCTGAACGGCCCGCAGCACACAGCGACCTGCGGCTTTGCCAACGACATCTGAGCCGGTGGGTCGCGCGCAAGAAGGAGGGAGACGACAGCGACTCCTTCGCCACCTGGGTGAACGACGAACAGCCGTGCCCCGGCTACGGTCCCTGCGGCGCGGTCGTCTGCCCGAACCTGGCCGACGCCCCGCTGGGGCTGTGCTCATGGCACGGCAGCCGCTACCGCCGTGACGGCAGTCCCGGAGGCGCCGCCATGCCGCCCAACTGGTGGCAGCGATACGAGAAGTTCGGGAAGACAGTCCCGATCGAGGGTCGCCGGTCCCGGCGCTGCACACCCCGGCGAACTCCTGGCAGGGGACACCACCCCGCTCACCCGCCAGCAGGCCCAGGCCCTCGCGATCGACCTGTCACGCCGCAGCACCCCTGCGGAGGGCGGCTTCTGCACCTTCCAGCCCGTCGTCGACGGCGGCGCCTGCCCCTGGAACCTCGACTGCCACAACTGCGACAAATTCGTCCTGTCCGGCGCCGACCTCCTCTACTGGCGGCGCAAACGCGAGCAGTGGCAGCTGCTGGCCGAAGGCGCCCCCGACGACGCGACCGCCGACTACCTCCACCGCTACTTCGAACCCACAGCCCGGGCCATCGACGGCCTGGAGAAGGCCCTGGCCGGCCTCGGCCTCCTCGACGACGCCCTCGCCCTGGACCTGCGCAAACCCCAGGACTACTTCCACCGGGTCTGGTCCACCGCCTTCCGCGCCGCCGACCTCGCCGACGCGGGCAGCGACGAGCCGGACGAGTACAGCGATACGTGCACAGCCAACGGCGACGACCCCGAACAGGAAATTGCATGAACACCGCCACCGTTCCCGAGCCCCGCACCGCGGCGGCCCAGGCCGCCCGCCGCCGCAAGACCGAGATCGCCCTGGAGCGAGTCCACCAGGTCATCGCCCGGCTCCGGCGCGAGAAAGCCCAGGTCAGCGTCGCCGCTGTCGCCCGCCGAGCGGACGTCTCGCGCACCTTCCTCTACGACAACGCCGAGGCCAGGGCCATGGTCGCCGCAGCGATTGCCGAGGCTGGCGAAGGCCGGACCCAGATGCTCGCCGACCAGGACGACGCCCGCGAGGCGGCCTGGCGTGAGCGGGCCCTCAACGCCGAGGAAGCCCTCAAGACCGCCCACACCGAGATCCTCACCCAGCGCACCCGCATCAGCGAACTCCTCGGGCAGATACGCGACTTGCAGACCGAATGGACCCAGGAAGCCGTCCAGCGGATCATCACCGAGAACACCACCCTCAAGCAGCGCGTCCGCCAGTTCACCACCGACAACCGCACCCTCGACGAACGACTCAAGGCCGCCCGCTCCAACCTGCGCTTCCAGGACCGCCGCGTCTCCGACCTAGAAGCCCAGATCGCAGCTCCCGGGTCACGAGCATGATCGTTGCAGGCCGATGACTCACGGCCCGTCCATGCAGTGGACGGGCCGTTGCATTGCTGCCTCCCCGATGCGTGGTCAGTCAATCGCCCCGAGCCCCGCACCGCCGCGGCCAGCTGGTCAGAGTGCGACGGCCTGCCGGACAGCGTCGAGGGATGCGGTCGGCTGCCTGCGCAGCAGGTGGCCCAGGTCGGGACTGGGGGTGCTGGCCCATCCGGCCCGGAATGCCTGGTAGTAGGCGACAAGCATGTCAATGACCGGTGCCGAGAAACCGGTGGCTAGGACCTGGTCGCGGAACTCCTCATCCGGCACTGGGCGGTAGCCGATCTCCTTGCCTGCCAGCGTGGTCGCCAGGGTTGCCAGATCGTCCCAGGTGATCGCGTCGGGACCCGTCAGCTCGTAGGTCTTACCGTCATGGCCTATCCCTGACAGAACGTTGGCGGTTGCGTCGGCAAGGTCGCCGACGGCGGCGGGGGTTGCACGGGCGCCCCCGGCCGGGGCGGCGAGCGTGCCGACCGTCAGGGCCGATTGCACGTCGCGGGCCAGGGATGCCGACATCCCGTAGGTCAGGCGCAGGACCGTCCACGAGGCACCGGATGCGGCAACCAGGCTTTCGGTTTCGGGAAAGTCACTGACGGTCTCCAGCGGGCAGTTGTCCAGGTCCTGCCAGCTGGTGATGACGATCCGAGTGGCGCCGACGGCTTGTGCGGCCTGAAGGGCGGCCGCCTGCTGACGGGCACGCACCTGCGGCGCGGCACCGTAGTTCGTGCCATTGATCAAGACGGTGTCGGCCCCGGCGAAGGCCTTCGGGAGAGTCTCAGGGCGGTCGAAGTCGCCGTGCCGGACGTCGACACCCCGACAGGCTATCCGGGCGGCGCCAACCGTGTCGCGCACGCTGACTGCCAGGTCGCTGGCAGGTATGCGAGCCAGTAACTGCTCGACGACGAGGCCGCCGAAGGCCCCGTTCGCTCCCGTCACGACGATCACAAGAGATCCCTTCATCCGGCCAATGCAGTAAAGTGGGGCGTGCGCCCCGGTTCACTATACGGGGCGCACGCCCCGGTTACTAGGAATGCGAGACACCCGTGTCAGACGCCCCGCCACGCGATGCCCGGAAACCGAAGCCCGCACGCGCCGACGCGCGCCGGAACAGGGAGCGCGTGCTGACCGCCGCGAGGGCCGCCTTCGCTGTCGAGGGCCCATCGGTCAGCCTCGATGACATCGCTCGCCGGGCCGGGGTGGGCGCCGGAACCGTGCACCGCCACTTCCCTACCAAGGACGAGTTGTTCAAAGCGGTCATCGCCGACCGACTGCACGAACTCACCACGGCCGCACGAGAACTCGCCTATGCCACCGAACCCGGCGAGGCGTTCTTTGCGTTCTTCCACCAGCTGTCTGCCGCCGCGCGCCACAACCTCGCGCTCTCCGCAGCCCTCGCCAGCCCGGTCAACACGGACAACGCGGTGCTGGACGCCGGTGCGACCCTGAACGACGCTGTCGCTGACCTGCTCGCCCGCGCACAGGCAACCGGCGCCGTCCGAAGCGACATCGACGCCGCCGATCTCCACGCGATCATCGCCGGCGCCCTTGCCATGGAAGAACGCCTTACGCCGGGCTCTCAAGGGCGCGGCCTGGCCGTCATCGTTGACGGATTGCGCGGATAAGCACCAGCCGGGACCCTGGACCTCGCGCGAGTCCACCCCGCCGGGTGACAGCAAACGCGCCGAGCCACGTCACGCACATGTACTCTATGAGCCGCCGCAGTTCGGCCGCGCGGCGGACGGGAGCTTGAGTAACAGCACTCGGCGCGTATAGGAGCCGATGCCTGGGATTCGGGAACGGACACGGAGGAATCGGTGCGAGATCCCCGGATGGTCTTCCTTACGCTCGCTGTGTGACGATCAAGGCTCCGGGCTGGCTGCTGCTCGGCACCGCGGGCTCCGTGCTGGTCGCGGCCGGCAGCTGGGGAGCCGGTGCGCTGCCGCTGGGCGTTCCTGGCGGGGTGTGGGGGCAACCCGGCCAGGTGGAGATGCTGCTGGGCTTCGGCCTCTTCTACGCGGGTCTGGTGCTGCTGGTGGCCGGGTGGTGGTGGCTGGGGCGCCTCCTGCGCGACGGGGCCGGGGTGAGCCGCGGACAGCAGCGAAGCGCCCTTCTGTGCTGGTCACTGCCGCTGCTTCCGTGCCCGCTGCTCTTCAGCAGCGACGCCTACAGCTATGTCGCCGAGGGTGCGTTGTCGGCGCGCGGGTGGGACGTGTACCGGCTGGGCCCGGGTGCGCTGGGCGGGGCGCTGTCGGCCAATGTGCCCAGGATGTGGCAGGACACCCCGGCTCCGTACGGGCCGGTGTTCCTCGCCGCCGCGCGCGCCGTGGTGGCCGTGACGGGCGAGGGCCATGTGGTGGCTGCGACGATGGGTATGCGGTTGCTGGCGATGGCGGGACTGGCATTGGCGGTCATGGCGGTGCTGCGGCTGGCGGCCGACATTGGCGGGACGGGGGCCCGCGCAGCTGCGGGGGCGCTGTGGGCCACCGCGCTGAGCCCGCTGGTGCTGCTGCACATGGTGGGCGGTGCGCACAACGACGCGCTGATGCTCGGCGCGATGATGGCGGGCCTCGTGGCGTTCCGCCGGGGCCGGTGGGTTGCGGGGACCGTCCTGCTGACGACGGCGGCGCTGATCAAGGCGCCGGCTGGGGTGGCGCTGTTGTGTGCCGCAGTGGTGGCGGTGGCGGGCCGGGCCGGCTGGGCGCGCCGGGCCTGGCTGGCGACGGGGATCCTCGTGGTGGCCGCCGGTGCAGGTCTGCTGGAAGTGCTCCTGTGCAGACAAGGCTTCGGGTGGGTGCGCACGCTCGGTGCCCCCGTCTCCGTGCGGACGATGCTCTCGCCGAGCACGGATGTGGGTGCGCTGCTGGAGTGGCTGGCCTCGGTGGTCGGCTGGCGGGCCGGGACGGGGACGCTGATGGCCGCGGCACGGACGGCCGGTCTGCTGGCCGGTTCGGCGGCGGTGGTCTACTGGGCGCGGCGGGCGCCTCGGACGGGAGCGGAGTACGCCGTGGGCATGGCGCTGCTGACGGTCGTGGTGTGCGCGCCGGCGGTACAGGTGTGGTACTTGCTGTGGGGCCTGGTGCCGCTGGCTGCGGTGTCGTGGCGAACGCTGGCACACCCGGTCGCGAAGGCCGCGACCATGGCGACGTTCCTCGTCGTGATGCCGATCGGAGTGGGCCCCACCTGGCCCTCCGCGCTCGCCGCCGTCACAGGTGGGCTGGCGGCTGTGACGGGTCTCGCGTGGTGGTGGCTGCTGCGGGGCGGCGGGCGCGCCGCCCTTCGCGCAGCAGGAAGTACGCTCCGGTGAGACATCCCAGAAGGATCTCCAGCAGGTGGGTGAAGGCGGCGTACAGCAGCATGCTCGAGGCCACGGCGGCGGGCGCCCCGCCGAGGGCGACAAGGGCGAACGCGGCGGCGCTCTCTGTGACCCCGATGCCGCCGGGCGTGATGCCGATCTGGGTGAGCAGCCTGCTGGCGGCGAAGACCGCCGCTGCCGGCCCCAATCCGGTACCGGCGCCCGTCACCCGCAGGCAGGCCAGGAAGAGAAGACCTTGCGCGGCCAGCGTCCCCGCCATCCCGCCCACCAGGCGCGGCCACGATCGCAGCCACACGGCATGGCAGTCGTGGCGGCACCGCCGTGCGAGCCTGCGCATCCGCACCGCCGTGCTGGCCGCGGGGCCCTGGAACAGTCGTGCGGGAGCACAGTGTCTGACGGCCCGTCGCAGCGGCTGCCGGAGCAGCCAGAGGCCGCCGCTGCTCAGGCACGCCGCCAGCAGCGCGGTGCCGGCGTCAGCGGCCCAGCCGGTGCCCGGTAGGGACAGCCCGGCCAGCACCAGCACCCCGGCGGTGGAGACCACCAGCCGGGCCAGGACGTTGCAGACCCCGGTCACAAGGATGGACGCGGCCACCGCCCGCGGCGGGTGCCCCCAGCGACGCGTCATGGAGTAGGTGACGGCCACTCCGGCCGCACCTCCTGCGGGCAGGACGTTGCTGACGGCGCTCCCTGTGCAGTTCAGTACCAGCGCCCGGGAGCGGGTCAGGCCCGGCAGCGAGGCGCTGAGGACGTACGTGTAGGCCCACAGGTACACGCCTGCCAGGGCGGCGAGATTCGCGAGGTGGAAGGCGCCGACCTGTCCGAGGCTGGCTCTGACCGCCGACCACTGCGTGCCCGCGGCCCGCGGCACGGCGAGCACCAGCAGGGCGATCCCCGCAGCCGCCGAGGCGAGGCCCAGCAGCCGCCGCACGTAGGGCCGACGGAGCGTCACCACGCCCGGTTCCCACCGCCGCTGAACCCCGCCAGGGGGTGGTCCAGGCGGGTGCCCGACGGAAGGCCCCGCTGGATGTACCACTCCGTGCCCAGCACCTGGCGGAACACCGGAGCGGGCAGACGGCGCAGCGCGGCCAGGGTTCGCACGGAGTCGCCGCCGCCCGTCTGGCTCACGTGTGCGGCCATGCTGGCGCGTTTGGCGGCCCAATGGTGCCCGACCCGCACCCGGTGCGTGATCTGGGCACGAGGCGCGTAGGCGCGGCGGAAGGCGTCGCGGTCGAAGCCGGGCGGGAGGCGGTGGAACCAGGAGGCCCAGCGAAGTCCGCGCAGCAGCAGGTCGCGGTCGACGGTCGCCTCCAGCACCACGGGGGTTCCGGCGAGGCGGGCCGCCCGGTAACCGACGCGGTGGACCTGCACATGATCAGGATGGCCGTATCCGCCGGCCGGGTCGTAGACCGTCAGGACTGCGGCGTGCTCCCCGCCCAGCAGGTCCGCGAGGCGTCCTGCCGCCTCGTCGGCGTCCGCCGCGGCGAACGCCCCCTCGGGGGGCGGGGAAGCGTGCCCGGAGTCGCCGTAGCCGAGGAAGGCGACCCGTGCGCAGCCCAGGAGGCGTGCCGACGTACGGGCCTCAGCGCGGCGCAGGCCGCCCAATCCCCGGACGAGGTGCTCGGGCGCCGCGAGGCCCCCCTCCCCGGCGGTCGCCAGCACGAGAACCACCCGGTGGCCCTCGGCGGCCAGCCTCGCCATCGTCCCGGCGGTCAGCAGCGCCTCGTCGTCCGGATGGGCGTGGAAGAACACACACGTATGAGTCATCACCAAGCGCCCTCCCGCCAAGGGATCGCGACAAATAGGAATGTACCAGGCATGATTCTGCACATCTCGGACTGCTTCGCGCCGCGCACCGGGGGCATTGAGAGCCAGGTCATCGCCTTGGCGGAAGCGCAGCACCGGTCCGGGCAGGAGGTTGCAGTGGCGACCGCCACTCCTGCCGCCGGCCAGGGGCAGGGACCGTGGCCGTACCCCGTGCACAGGATCACCGCACGCCTCCCCTACCAGTTGCCCGTCCACCCGAGGGCCGGGCGGGAGCTGGACCGGCTGCTGACCGGTCTTGCGCCGCGGGCCGTCCACGTGCACGTGGGTGCGGTGTCGCTGTTTGCCTGGTCGGCGCTGGCGTGCGTGCGACGCTTGCGGATCCCGGCGGTGGTGACGGTGCACAGCACCTGGGGTCCCGCGGTGCGCACCCTCTACCGCTGCCTGGCGCGGACTCCGGGCGGGCCATTCGCCCCGGTCGTCGTGACGGCTGTCAGCCGTTCGGCCGCCAGGCTGATCGGCCAGGCACTGCCGCACCTGACGCCGCTGGTGGTCCCCAATGGCATCGACCCCGACCTGTGGCGCGGCCCGGCACGAAACGGCCGTGACGACGAGCGCGTCCATGTCGTCTCGGTCGGTCGGCTCGTCCCTCGCAAACAGCCGATGGAACTGCTGGCGGCTTTGCGGTCGGCGCAGCCGCGGCTGGCGACCCGCAACGTGGCGCTGCGTGCGACGGTCGCCGGAGACGGGCAGCGCATGGCGGCCATGCACCGCTTTGTGCACCGACACGACATGGCCGGCTGGGTTCGTCTCACCGGCCGGATCGACCCGAGCGAGGTGCGGCGGCTGCTGGCCGACGCCGACCTGTTCGTCAACGCCTCGAACCACGAGGCGTTCGGCATCGCCGCGCTGGAGGCCCGTACCAGCGGGGTGCCAGTCCTGGGACGCGCCCACACGGGCGTCGCCGACTTCGTCCGGCACAACCGCGAGGGGGTACTGTGCCGCGCCTCGACGTCCGCACTCTGCGACGAGCTGGTCTGGCTGGCCCGCACCCCCGGCGCCCGGCGCCGCATGGCGGACCACAACCGCAAGACCCCGCCGACACCCTGCACCTGGCCCGTAGTCACCGCAGCGTTCGCCCACTGCTACGACGCGGTCGCCCCCTGACATCGCTCCGCGACGCGGCGGGCAACGCCAGGGCCGCCACGATGAGAAGGCGGGCCGCGCCGACCACACTCCAGTCCGGACGTGCGCACACCGCGGGAGCCGACATCAGCTCCTCGGCCCTGGGCCCTTCGGCCTTGGCTCGCTCCCACGCCTCCAGGTGGGGAATCGGTGTCCGGCCGGACGGGTCGGCCTGGTCCGCCGACTTGCGCAACAGGTCGGCCTCCGACACCACACCCATGGGGCGGTCCAGTTCGTCCACCACGGGTACGGCGGTGACGTCGTTCTCCGCCAACAGCCTGACGATCTCCTTGAACGGCGTGTCACGCCGCGCCCGGACGACCAGTCTGGTCATGAGTTCTGCGACCGTTCGGTGGTGCATGTCGCCGTTCCCTTCCGGGCCGTGAGAGCCGGTCGTGGTCACGTGGCCAGCGTGGTCGGGAACCATCCCGTGCGGGGGCGGTTCGTACGTGGCACGTTGGATACAGCAGAATTCTGCGGAAACGGCGGCGATCATGCGTCGCGGCGAAGAGCTTGCCCGGGTGACACCCCAGGGCCGCGAATCCCTTGCCGGTTGCCGTCAGCCCCCGGCCTCCGAAGAGCCCGAAGACTTTCTGGGCGTCGTGGGCGGCCATCAACAGGCCGAAGGTCAGCCGGATGAGCAGCAGGCCGCAGTCTGCGGCGGAGTGCGTCCTGGGACGCTGACGCAGTCCGGGACGACGTGCAGCATTACGTCGCCGAGCGCCTCGGAACCCCGGACGGGGTCCTGATCGTGGATGACACCGGCTTCCTCAAGAAAGGCACCACATCCGCCGGCGTGCAGAGGCAGTACTCCGGTACTGCCGGTCGCACGGAAAACTGCCAGATCGGAGTCTCCGCCGCCTACGCCTCGGTCAAGGGCAGGGCGCTGGTGGACCGGAAACTGTAACTGCCCAAGTCCTGGACCTCAGATGCGGTCCGGTGCCGAGCCGCGAAGGTCCCTGACAACCGCGTCTTCGCGACCAAGGGTGAGCTGGCCCGCGCGATGATCCTGCGGGCCCTGGCTTCGCCCCTGCCGATCGCCTGGGTGACGGGCGACTGTGCCCACGACCGAGACCGCTCTCGTCTTGCTCGAGGACCCCGCCGCCGCGGCGAGCTGTGCGGGCCGCTGGACTGGATCCCCGAAGTCCACCACCCGATCGGGAGCGGCGAGGCCGTCATCCCTGACGCGCTCCTGTCCTACCGGCGTGGCCCCGCCGACGGCGAAAGCGGTCGATGCTCCGGGCGTTCGTGGAAGTCGACCGAGCCACTATAGGCCCCGAACGCCTCGCCGCCTAGCTGCCCGCATACGAGCGCCTCCACCGCTACGTACCCGCGGTCCCGGGACGCCGGCCGACCCTCCAGGAGCCAGGCCTGGAGGCGTGGCGGCGGCGCTACCCGCTGTTCCCCCGCGTCCTGTTCATCCTGGACGGCACCGGAGCGGCCGGTGTCGACTCGGTGAAGGCGCCCGGCCGTGCGTAGGAACGCGGCGAGCTGGGTCGCCGGCTGCGCCGGTGCCGCCACCGGGTGCTCACTCTCCCTATGCGGGAGTTGTGCCAGGTGTGATGGCGAGTTGAGTGACCGCTGCGGTCAGCTGATGTTGAATGTGCGCGGTCAGCGCCGGGCCCTTGACCGCGTCGACGATGTCCTGGGCGAGGCGGTGCAGCTTGGTGTTCGTGTGCTGGGAGACCATGACCAGGACGGTCCAGGCTTCCTCGGGGGTCAGGTTGAAGGAGGCCATCAGCACTCCGCGGGCGAGGTCGATGACCGGCCGCGTCTCCATGGCCCGGCGCAGTTGGACGACCTCGGTGCGAGCGTCCGGTCCGGCATCGTCGGTCAAGGCGTCTTCGGCGTCATGCGTCATGGCGATGGCAGGGGAAGTCGGAGAGGAACAGGGGCAGTGTGCCGGTGAGCGTCAGCAGTCTCGTCACAGCCGGACTGGACTGCCGGACGGTGACGGTCTTGCCGTCGTGCAGTGCATGTTGCCGCAGGCGCAGCAACATGTTGAGGCCGGAGCAGTCGCAGAACTGCACGCCACCCAGGTCAAGGTCCACGCCGGTCAGTGACAGGGCAAGGGCGTCCTGCAGGACAGGGCCAAGCCATGCGCTGCCGTCAAGGTCCACCTCCCCGGCCACCCGGGTGAGCAGCCGCTCGCCCTCGGAGTACGTCTCGGCCTGAAGGGACAGTTGCGGGTGGTGCCCAGTCAGCCCCGACACTGCTCGGGTGGGGCCAGCTGAACCCGCCCCGAGCCGTCCTGTCCCTGCGAGTCCAGGCATGACCGCCGCTCCCCTCACCTTGTGCGCTCCCGGTCCAGCTTCGACACCGCCCTTCATACCCGTCAAGGGTTACATGAAAAGTCTTTCGCCCTTTTGTTTTCGTGAACCTTCTCTCCTATCCTGGGGCGCATGGGTGGAGTGCCGGAGTCGCACACAGGCTGGACCTTCTTGACCAATCACGCACGCGTGCTGGCGGCGATCGCCGACGATCCCCACACGCGCATCCGCGACCTCGCCGCGCATTGCCGGCTCACCGAGCGCGCCGTACAGAAGATCATCGCGGACCTGGAGGAAGCGGGCTGTCTGTCGCGCATCCGGCACGGGCGCTCCAACACCTACCGCATCGCATCCGATGTCCCGTTGCGGCACCCGGTCGAAGCCGAAGCCGGAGTGACGGTGGCCACCCTGCTGTCCATGCTCGCCAGCCACGACGCACAACGGAGCAGCCACCTGGAGTCGCCGCAGACCGCGGTCTCAGCCACCGGAGGGCCCACGTACGAGGGCGAGAGGTGACCGCCCTTCAAGACGAAGCCGGTAAGCGGTTCGGGGGCCCGGGGAGGGGGCGTTACCCGCGGGGGGAGCCGGTGGAATTCGACCTCACCGTCGACGCCGCGGGTGTCCGCGCTTCCTCGGAACGGTCACTGCGGCAACCGCGATCATCTGGCTCCGCTCATGACCGACCGGACCCGCTCGGTTCAAGCGCAAGGGTCTGGCCAGCCGCCGCGAGCAGTTCGAGCGGCAACTCCTTATCCCCCTGCCCAATGGCGAGCCCGAGCCAGCGACCGGGAGCGTCACGTCCGCCAAGGTGGTGTATTGACGGCCACTCGGTGATCTTGTTTTCGAGGCTATGCGGTGAGTTCGGTGGGCAGGACGGTGTCGTCGGTTTCTGACTCGATCGGGTGGAGGCGGGCCTTGGCCAGCAGGTCGAGTCCCATGTAGCGGCGGGCTTCGGTCCACTCGTCGTTCTGTTCGGCCAGCACCGCGCCGACCAGGCGGATCAGGGCGGTGCGGTCGGGGAAGATGCCCACGACGTCGGTGCGGCGGCGGATCTCCTTGTTCAGCCTCTCCTGCGGGTTGTTCCAGATCTGCCGCCAGATCTCACGCGGGAACGTGGCGAAGGCCAGCAGGTCGTGCTGAGCAGCATCCAGGCGCTCGGCGGCTTTGGGGAACTTCGCCTCCAGTGCGTCCAGGACATGCCGCATCTGGGCCTTCACCGCGTCGGTGTCGGGCTGTTCGAAGACCGTCCGCAGCAGCGTGGCCACCCACGGCTGGGCCGGCGTCGCGGAAGTACATCTCGCCGAGGCCCTCGGCCGCGACGGCGCGCAGCTGCTGCTCGCCGGCCTAGGCGGGGCGGCGAGCAGCAGCTGCGGAGCGTGTCCGGTTGCTATCGGATCGTTATGCTCAGATCTGCCTCAGAAGTAATGACGCTGGTCGGAAGGGGTGCATACCTTCTTCCTCAAGAAAGGCTCAACAAGGAGGGCTCAGCACGCCCAGGCCAGCTGGGGGCGTGACGAACTGCCCTCAGTGACGCGGGGCGCTTCCCCGTCCAGCCGAAGGGGGTCGACTCACATGTCGTCCCGTCGATCCGGGAAAGACCGTCAGTCCAAAGCAAAGAGGAAGCGGAGGGAGCGCCTCAAGAGGGCCGTCCAACTCCCGCTTCAGGCCAGAATCCGTGTCTGTGCCCCGTGAGGCTGCTGGTCGTCGCGTACTTCTACGACCGGTGTAAGTGATCCGAAGGGCCGGGGCCTCAGCGTGAAAGCTGTGGCCGTGCCATCTGTCGGCCCACACGGCGAAGAGCCACGCTGCGTTGGCAGGACCGGTCTGGCCGCGGGCGTTCGACTCGCTGGAGGACTTCGATCCTCGGCTTGCGCGGCTTTGCCCGTCTCGGTGTATGGCGGTGGTTGGTCTGCTCATAACAGAAGCGCGAGGCCGATTCAAGCGCTCGCGAAAACGCATTCCCATAGCGGGACCGCGCGCCCCATTCAAGGGCCAG comes from Streptomyces sp. FXJ1.172 and encodes:
- a CDS encoding DUF6262 family protein, with the protein product MNTATVPEPRTAAAQAARRRKTEIALERVHQVIARLRREKAQVSVAAVARRADVSRTFLYDNAEARAMVAAAIAEAGEGRTQMLADQDDAREAAWRERALNAEEALKTAHTEILTQRTRISELLGQIRDLQTEWTQEAVQRIITENTTLKQRVRQFTTDNRTLDERLKAARSNLRFQDRRVSDLEAQIAAPGSRA
- a CDS encoding NAD(P)H-binding protein codes for the protein MIVVTGANGAFGGLVVEQLLARIPASDLAVSVRDTVGAARIACRGVDVRHGDFDRPETLPKAFAGADTVLINGTNYGAAPQVRARQQAAALQAAQAVGATRIVITSWQDLDNCPLETVSDFPETESLVAASGASWTVLRLTYGMSASLARDVQSALTVGTLAAPAGGARATPAAVGDLADATANVLSGIGHDGKTYELTGPDAITWDDLATLATTLAGKEIGYRPVPDEEFRDQVLATGFSAPVIDMLVAYYQAFRAGWASTPSPDLGHLLRRQPTASLDAVRQAVAL
- a CDS encoding TetR/AcrR family transcriptional regulator — its product is MLTAARAAFAVEGPSVSLDDIARRAGVGAGTVHRHFPTKDELFKAVIADRLHELTTAARELAYATEPGEAFFAFFHQLSAAARHNLALSAALASPVNTDNAVLDAGATLNDAVADLLARAQATGAVRSDIDAADLHAIIAGALAMEERLTPGSQGRGLAVIVDGLRG
- the mptB gene encoding polyprenol phosphomannose-dependent alpha 1,6 mannosyltransferase MptB, with product MTIKAPGWLLLGTAGSVLVAAGSWGAGALPLGVPGGVWGQPGQVEMLLGFGLFYAGLVLLVAGWWWLGRLLRDGAGVSRGQQRSALLCWSLPLLPCPLLFSSDAYSYVAEGALSARGWDVYRLGPGALGGALSANVPRMWQDTPAPYGPVFLAAARAVVAVTGEGHVVAATMGMRLLAMAGLALAVMAVLRLAADIGGTGARAAAGALWATALSPLVLLHMVGGAHNDALMLGAMMAGLVAFRRGRWVAGTVLLTTAALIKAPAGVALLCAAVVAVAGRAGWARRAWLATGILVVAAGAGLLEVLLCRQGFGWVRTLGAPVSVRTMLSPSTDVGALLEWLASVVGWRAGTGTLMAAARTAGLLAGSAAVVYWARRAPRTGAEYAVGMALLTVVVCAPAVQVWYLLWGLVPLAAVSWRTLAHPVAKAATMATFLVVMPIGVGPTWPSALAAVTGGLAAVTGLAWWWLLRGGGRAALRAAGSTLR
- a CDS encoding lysylphosphatidylglycerol synthase transmembrane domain-containing protein gives rise to the protein MVTLRRPYVRRLLGLASAAAGIALLVLAVPRAAGTQWSAVRASLGQVGAFHLANLAALAGVYLWAYTYVLSASLPGLTRSRALVLNCTGSAVSNVLPAGGAAGVAVTYSMTRRWGHPPRAVAASILVTGVCNVLARLVVSTAGVLVLAGLSLPGTGWAADAGTALLAACLSSGGLWLLRQPLRRAVRHCAPARLFQGPAASTAVRMRRLARRCRHDCHAVWLRSWPRLVGGMAGTLAAQGLLFLACLRVTGAGTGLGPAAAVFAASRLLTQIGITPGGIGVTESAAAFALVALGGAPAAVASSMLLYAAFTHLLEILLGCLTGAYFLLREGRRARRPAAATTTRDPSQPPAHL
- a CDS encoding PIG-L deacetylase family protein → MTHTCVFFHAHPDDEALLTAGTMARLAAEGHRVVLVLATAGEGGLAAPEHLVRGLGGLRRAEARTSARLLGCARVAFLGYGDSGHASPPPEGAFAAADADEAAGRLADLLGGEHAAVLTVYDPAGGYGHPDHVQVHRVGYRAARLAGTPVVLEATVDRDLLLRGLRWASWFHRLPPGFDRDAFRRAYAPRAQITHRVRVGHHWAAKRASMAAHVSQTGGGDSVRTLAALRRLPAPVFRQVLGTEWYIQRGLPSGTRLDHPLAGFSGGGNRAW
- a CDS encoding glycosyltransferase family 4 protein; protein product: MILHISDCFAPRTGGIESQVIALAEAQHRSGQEVAVATATPAAGQGQGPWPYPVHRITARLPYQLPVHPRAGRELDRLLTGLAPRAVHVHVGAVSLFAWSALACVRRLRIPAVVTVHSTWGPAVRTLYRCLARTPGGPFAPVVVTAVSRSAARLIGQALPHLTPLVVPNGIDPDLWRGPARNGRDDERVHVVSVGRLVPRKQPMELLAALRSAQPRLATRNVALRATVAGDGQRMAAMHRFVHRHDMAGWVRLTGRIDPSEVRRLLADADLFVNASNHEAFGIAALEARTSGVPVLGRAHTGVADFVRHNREGVLCRASTSALCDELVWLARTPGARRRMADHNRKTPPTPCTWPVVTAAFAHCYDAVAP
- a CDS encoding ANTAR domain-containing protein; the protein is MTHDAEDALTDDAGPDARTEVVQLRRAMETRPVIDLARGVLMASFNLTPEEAWTVLVMVSQHTNTKLHRLAQDIVDAVKGPALTAHIQHQLTAAVTQLAITPGTTPA
- a CDS encoding STAS domain-containing protein, coding for MDLDGSAWLGPVLQDALALSLTGVDLDLGGVQFCDCSGLNMLLRLRQHALHDGKTVTVRQSSPAVTRLLTLTGTLPLFLSDFPCHRHDA
- a CDS encoding helix-turn-helix transcriptional regulator, coding for MGGVPESHTGWTFLTNHARVLAAIADDPHTRIRDLAAHCRLTERAVQKIIADLEEAGCLSRIRHGRSNTYRIASDVPLRHPVEAEAGVTVATLLSMLASHDAQRSSHLESPQTAVSATGGPTYEGER